One Miscanthus floridulus cultivar M001 chromosome 11, ASM1932011v1, whole genome shotgun sequence DNA window includes the following coding sequences:
- the LOC136492933 gene encoding uncharacterized protein, whose translation MASIGRTRDIQCHWCKGYGHVMRDYPSKRVMVIKDDGEYSSASDFDEDTLALLAADHVGSEEQPEEQIGAEDADHYESLIVQHVLSAQMEKAEQNQRHTLFQTKCVIKERSCHLIIDGGSCNNLASSDMVEKLALTTKPHPHPYHIRWLNNSGKVKVTRLVRIHFAIGSYHDVVDCDVVPMEACHILL comes from the coding sequence ATGGCATCTATAGGTAGAACAAGAGACATTCAGTGTCACtggtgcaagggatatggacatgtgatgcgtGACTATCCAAGCAAGCgtgttatggtcatcaaagatgatggtgagtattcctctgctagtgattttgatgaagatacacttgctttgcttgctgctgaccatgtaggaagtgaggaacaaccagaagagcagattggaGCAGAGGATGCAGATCATTATGAGAGCCTCATTGTACAGCATGTGCTtagcgcacaaatggagaaggcggagcaaaatcagcggcatacactgttccaaacaaagtgtgtcattaaagagcgttcgtgccatttgataattgatggaggtagctgcaacaacttggctagcagcgatatggtagagaagcttgcacttacaaccaaaccgcacccacatccatatcacattcgatggcttaacaatagtggtaaggttaaggtaacgagattggtacgaattcattttgctattggatcatatcatgatgttgttgactgtgatgttgtgcctatggaagcttgtcatattctgcta